The sequence TGCTCACCCTCAAGTCGGCGGCGGTGCGCACCGGCCTGGCCGCGGAGCGGCTGGAGCTGGAGGCCCCCTGGTCGCCCGAGGCCCTCCAGGCCGTCCTGGGCGAGCTGCGCCGCCAAGGGGTCGAGCTTCCCGACCCCGGTGAGGGCGCCGGGGCGGGGGAGCCGCTGGCCGACCTGGCCGCCCTCGGCCTGCGCCCGACCCAGCGCCGCGAGACCTCCCGCACCCCCCGGGACGTGCTCGAGCGTGGACACCCGGACGCCGGGCCGGTGGCCGAGCTGACCATCGACGACGTCACCTTCCTGCTCCCGGCCGGGCGGGCGCGGCTGCTGGAGGTCGAGGTCGAGGCCAAGGGCCCGGGAGGGATCGAGACCGTGCAGGCGCTGCTGGGGGCGCTGGCCGCGGCCCTGCCGGACGACCTGCGGCCCTGGCCGTACGGCAAGCTGGGCACCGGCCGGGCCGTGGAACGGCTGCTGGCCGCCGGCGAGCTGGACGGCCTGCTCGGCCCCGACGGCAGAGTCCGCCCGGCCGCCCACGACCGGCTCGCCGAATTCCTCGCGGAAAATTCCGCTTGACGGGTCGTCACGGTCGCGCGCAAACTGCTTGCACAAGTCTCCAGCCAGAGAGGCGGTGAACGGCATGAAGAGGAACCCGGGTCGGACGATGCTGCTCTGCGGCAGCGAATGGCGCATCCACCTGCGTGGTCGTGCCGTTCGAGCCGACATCTCGAGCTTCGCGCTCCCCGGAGGGAACCGGTCGTGAGGCGCGCACGCCGCGCCTGATTTCGCGCTGACCGCCTCCCTCCCGGGAGGCGGTTTTTCGTTTCCCAATTTCCGTTCCGCGTCCGGGGGGAGGTGCGCAGGAGTGTTCCGCTACGCCCAGGAGCAGGCCCACCGGTGCTACTGCCGCTACTGCCACGGCCAGGGCTGCGGCGGCTGGTGCCGCTGGTGCCGCTGACCGGGACTACTATCGACGGCGTCATGGACTACCAGGACGCCGTCGATGCGTTGTACGCCCGCATGCCGACCCGCATGGGGCCGACCCTGGAGCGGATCACGCGGCTGGCCGAGCTGCTCGACCATCCGGAGCGGACCGCGCCGGCGGTGCACCTGACCGGGACCAACGGGAAGACCTCGACGGCC comes from Actinomycetota bacterium and encodes:
- a CDS encoding CYTH domain-containing protein: MSEQPREVEGVLLVQADDQEAAGRRVADLEAVDRFDLRPRPPQRIRDVYLDTGDGALAAARAAFRVRELDGRPLLTLKSAAVRTGLAAERLELEAPWSPEALQAVLGELRRQGVELPDPGEGAGAGEPLADLAALGLRPTQRRETSRTPRDVLERGHPDAGPVAELTIDDVTFLLPAGRARLLEVEVEAKGPGGIETVQALLGALAAALPDDLRPWPYGKLGTGRAVERLLAAGELDGLLGPDGRVRPAAHDRLAEFLAENSA